Proteins encoded by one window of Halomonas chromatireducens:
- the nudC gene encoding NAD(+) diphosphatase: MLRRDLPFGEVGGRVIRIGSGRIAPGPDGSPLQPAQEWTATMQPLCYWHDDPVALSVEGQGDESWPDGRQWLARLPESWFPLLSTALQVSSWLRDHRFCGRCGAGASQLDSEFAMHCQSCGLRNYPRISPCIITLVTHGDAMLLARSPRFPAGRFSTLAGFIEPGESAEEAVRREIYEEVGLTVGRIRYYRSQAWPFPHALMLGFFAEAATRRIRIDGVEIADAAWFMPERLPQLPPPYSISRALIETHLAEVKGSLR, encoded by the coding sequence ATGCTGCGCCGCGACCTTCCCTTCGGTGAGGTTGGTGGTCGGGTCATCCGGATTGGCTCTGGCCGTATCGCGCCGGGACCGGATGGATCTCCCCTGCAGCCGGCACAGGAGTGGACGGCGACCATGCAGCCGCTATGCTACTGGCACGACGACCCAGTGGCCCTGTCAGTGGAAGGACAGGGTGACGAGAGTTGGCCGGATGGCAGGCAGTGGTTGGCCAGGCTGCCCGAGTCCTGGTTCCCGCTGCTCTCCACGGCTCTTCAGGTGTCTTCCTGGCTTCGCGATCATCGGTTCTGCGGCCGCTGCGGAGCCGGAGCGTCACAGCTGGATTCCGAGTTTGCCATGCACTGCCAGTCCTGTGGGCTGCGTAACTATCCCAGAATTTCCCCTTGCATCATTACGCTGGTGACACATGGCGATGCCATGCTACTGGCGAGGAGCCCTCGGTTTCCTGCGGGACGTTTCTCTACGCTGGCTGGCTTCATCGAGCCTGGCGAGTCGGCCGAGGAGGCTGTTCGTCGTGAGATATACGAGGAGGTGGGGCTCACGGTGGGACGAATACGCTACTACCGCAGCCAGGCCTGGCCGTTTCCCCATGCGTTGATGCTGGGTTTCTTCGCAGAAGCCGCTACCAGGCGTATACGAATTGATGGTGTCGAGATAGCCGATGCCGCCTGGTTCATGCCCGAGCGCCTACCTCAGCTGCCGCCACCCTATTCCATCTCACGAGCCCTGATCGAGACGCATCTCGCCGAGGTGAAGGGCAGTCTTCGATAA
- a CDS encoding ABC transporter substrate-binding protein, which produces MAKPYRWFALRVLAPLVVSLSLTPLPLIADSSSPPSAALDAPPLSLETEVTIPPSAFYRAEALAQDQQPPQLQLPPLIEGPSFIELFLPKTPASIEEAEDAEIPSVTSTPAEPIVPPPLISLEITLDWYLNLQHAALLVAREKGMFLRRGLDVTLVSPADPNVPAKLLAAGRTDLALGRQPQLHLLANKGQPLVRVATLIGTPMAGLLLRAPLVGDNGELSLEGIHLGYTDLDGRDILLSRLLANVLTLEKGLDLVDARDVHYSARDTIREGVVDGVMINHRFLLPRQLLDEGVASHFLSVEEHGIPSHDGLILMANRDKLNGNKREAIRSLISAIEEATLWIFNHPERAWELLATAEPALDDPATREAWELIYPRLSLQPAAVDQGRYYRFEQYLLNAGVFDTTTPLERLAIDLGAPNP; this is translated from the coding sequence ATGGCTAAACCCTATCGATGGTTCGCATTACGCGTTCTGGCCCCACTGGTCGTGTCGCTGAGCCTCACACCGCTCCCTCTTATTGCCGATTCGTCATCGCCGCCCTCTGCCGCCCTGGATGCTCCTCCATTGTCACTGGAAACCGAGGTAACGATTCCTCCATCGGCTTTCTACCGGGCTGAAGCCTTGGCCCAGGATCAGCAGCCGCCGCAGCTCCAGCTACCGCCGCTCATCGAAGGACCTTCTTTCATAGAGTTGTTCCTGCCAAAGACGCCCGCGTCTATCGAAGAAGCAGAAGATGCCGAGATACCCTCCGTCACCAGCACGCCGGCCGAACCGATCGTACCACCACCACTGATCTCCCTGGAGATTACCCTGGATTGGTACCTCAACCTGCAGCATGCCGCCCTGCTGGTAGCACGTGAAAAGGGTATGTTCCTTCGCAGGGGGTTGGATGTGACCCTGGTCAGCCCAGCGGACCCCAATGTCCCGGCCAAGCTGTTGGCGGCCGGCAGAACCGACTTGGCGCTGGGACGGCAACCGCAGCTGCACTTGCTGGCCAACAAGGGGCAGCCCCTGGTTCGTGTTGCCACCCTCATCGGAACCCCAATGGCAGGACTGTTGCTGCGTGCCCCCCTGGTCGGCGACAACGGTGAACTCAGCCTGGAAGGTATACACCTTGGTTATACCGATCTCGACGGGCGCGATATCCTGCTCTCACGGCTATTGGCCAACGTGCTGACGCTGGAGAAAGGGCTGGACCTGGTGGACGCACGGGACGTCCACTACTCGGCGCGGGACACCATCAGGGAGGGCGTTGTCGATGGTGTGATGATCAACCACCGCTTCCTGCTGCCTCGACAACTTCTGGATGAGGGGGTCGCTTCCCATTTCCTGAGCGTCGAAGAGCATGGTATCCCCAGTCATGACGGACTGATCCTGATGGCCAACCGGGACAAGCTGAACGGCAACAAGCGTGAGGCCATCCGCTCGCTTATTTCGGCCATAGAAGAGGCCACCCTCTGGATATTCAACCATCCGGAGCGAGCCTGGGAACTGCTGGCAACGGCAGAGCCGGCGCTGGACGACCCGGCTACCCGTGAGGCCTGGGAACTGATATATCCACGCCTGTCGCTCCAACCAGCCGCCGTTGACCAGGGGCGCTACTATCGCTTCGAACAATACCTGCTCAATGCGGGTGTGTTCGATACAACCACCCCCCTTGAGCGACTCGCCATCGACCTCGGCGCTCCCAATCCTTGA
- a CDS encoding propionyl-CoA synthetase — translation MTTYTNEFNRSIEQPEAFWAEQARRIPWFTTPKTVLSYDDQQHARWFVDGELNICHAALDHHVDQGRGEQPAVLWDSPVTESKRTVTYREMRDQVALFAGALRALGVEKGDRVVIYMPMVPEALMAMYACARLGAVHSVVFGGFAPHELAVRIDDAQPKVVVAASCGIEIDRVISYKPIIDAAIGQSQHKPDACVILQREQQQAELGDNDHDWAELMAKAEPAECVPVKGSDPLYVLYTSGTTGKPKGVVRDTGGYAVALHYSMEAIYDVAPGEVFFSASDVGWVVGHSYIVYAPLLRGCTTVVYEGKPVKTPDAGAFWRLISEYGVKSFFTAPTAFRAIKKEDPDGKLLAQYDISCLKALFLAGERLDPPTFHWLDDLLDVPVIDHWWQTETGWPIAANLHGLDPMPTKAGSATVPVPGFDVQVLDREGEQAKPMEQGSVVIKQPMPPGCLVGVWGDPQRFHSAYMAAFPGFYLTGDGGYFDEDGYLFIMGRTDDVINIAGHRLSTGEMEEVVGAHKAVAECAVIGIHDSLKGQVPVGLVIPKDGFEGDELALENELIALVREKIGPIACFKQVLVVNRLPKTRSGKILRKLLRNIADGKEYGVPSTIDDPASLQDVHDAMKDRSVGAAHEARQV, via the coding sequence ATGACCACCTATACCAACGAATTCAACCGCTCCATCGAACAGCCTGAAGCCTTCTGGGCCGAGCAGGCTCGCCGCATTCCCTGGTTTACAACGCCCAAGACCGTTCTCAGCTATGATGACCAGCAGCATGCACGCTGGTTCGTCGACGGTGAGCTGAACATCTGTCATGCCGCGCTGGACCACCATGTGGACCAGGGGCGTGGCGAGCAACCGGCGGTGCTATGGGACTCGCCGGTTACCGAGAGCAAGCGTACGGTGACCTACCGAGAGATGCGTGACCAGGTGGCGCTATTCGCCGGGGCCCTGAGAGCGCTAGGCGTCGAAAAAGGGGACCGGGTGGTCATCTATATGCCCATGGTGCCCGAGGCCCTCATGGCAATGTATGCCTGCGCGCGGCTGGGAGCAGTCCACTCCGTTGTCTTCGGTGGTTTCGCGCCCCATGAGCTGGCGGTACGCATCGACGATGCCCAGCCCAAGGTCGTCGTGGCTGCCTCCTGCGGCATCGAGATAGACCGTGTCATTTCCTACAAGCCGATCATCGATGCTGCCATCGGGCAGAGCCAGCATAAACCGGATGCCTGCGTGATACTTCAGCGCGAGCAGCAGCAAGCCGAGCTTGGCGACAACGATCACGACTGGGCTGAATTGATGGCGAAAGCCGAGCCGGCCGAGTGTGTACCGGTCAAGGGCAGCGACCCGCTATATGTACTGTACACATCCGGCACCACTGGAAAACCCAAGGGTGTGGTGCGCGACACCGGTGGCTATGCCGTTGCACTCCACTACTCCATGGAAGCGATTTACGACGTGGCTCCCGGTGAGGTTTTCTTTTCCGCCTCGGACGTGGGCTGGGTGGTGGGGCACTCTTATATCGTCTACGCCCCGCTGCTGCGAGGCTGTACCACCGTAGTTTACGAAGGCAAGCCGGTTAAGACTCCGGATGCCGGCGCCTTCTGGCGGTTGATCAGCGAGTATGGCGTGAAGAGCTTCTTTACGGCTCCCACTGCCTTTCGTGCTATCAAGAAGGAGGACCCTGATGGCAAGCTCTTGGCTCAGTACGACATTTCCTGCCTGAAGGCGCTGTTTCTGGCCGGGGAACGGCTGGATCCTCCGACGTTCCATTGGCTTGACGACCTACTTGACGTTCCCGTGATCGACCACTGGTGGCAGACAGAGACCGGTTGGCCCATCGCCGCCAACCTGCATGGCCTTGACCCGATGCCGACAAAGGCAGGTAGCGCCACGGTGCCGGTTCCCGGTTTCGATGTGCAGGTTCTCGACCGGGAGGGTGAGCAGGCCAAGCCGATGGAGCAGGGCAGCGTCGTTATCAAGCAGCCCATGCCCCCTGGCTGCCTGGTGGGTGTATGGGGAGATCCTCAGCGGTTTCATAGTGCCTACATGGCCGCATTTCCTGGTTTCTATCTGACTGGTGACGGTGGCTACTTCGATGAAGATGGCTACCTGTTCATCATGGGCCGTACCGATGACGTCATCAATATCGCCGGACATCGCCTGTCCACCGGCGAGATGGAAGAGGTCGTGGGCGCCCATAAGGCCGTCGCCGAATGCGCAGTGATCGGTATCCATGATTCACTCAAGGGGCAGGTGCCAGTGGGGCTTGTAATCCCCAAGGATGGCTTCGAGGGAGATGAGCTGGCGCTGGAAAATGAACTGATTGCCCTGGTGCGCGAGAAGATCGGGCCCATTGCCTGCTTCAAGCAGGTCTTGGTGGTCAACCGCCTGCCCAAGACGCGCTCCGGCAAGATACTGCGCAAGCTGCTGCGCAATATTGCGGATGGAAAAGAGTACGGCGTTCCCTCGACCATTGACGATCCGGCCAGCCTGCAAGACGTCCACGATGCAATGAAGGATCGTTCGGTGGGCGCCGCCCATGAGGCACGCCAGGTCTGA
- a CDS encoding alpha/beta fold hydrolase produces MTVEINYLDTGGEGTPLFVVHGLLGSADNWRSHVKQWQEYRRVVSVDLRNHGRSPHVQGMSYTAMAQDLLALMDRLNIERAHLLGHSMGGKVVITLARLAPQRVASLIVADIAPQAYSHGHSAVFAGLRRLEEGKPGNRREADELLAEHVEERTTRLFLATNLQRGNTGNLELRIGLDEIMAGYDDIMQAPAGHGAFDGPTLVIRGGKSDYVTDAMLPVLRGVLPRAEIKTLDEAGHWLHAEQPEAFQSAVSAFLDAQEA; encoded by the coding sequence ATGACTGTCGAAATCAACTACCTGGACACCGGTGGCGAAGGTACGCCGCTGTTCGTTGTGCATGGACTACTGGGAAGCGCCGACAATTGGCGTAGCCACGTCAAGCAGTGGCAAGAGTACCGGCGAGTCGTGTCCGTGGACCTTCGCAACCATGGCCGATCCCCCCATGTCCAGGGGATGAGCTACACAGCGATGGCGCAGGATCTGCTGGCTCTGATGGATCGGCTCAACATCGAGCGTGCCCACCTGCTGGGACACTCCATGGGCGGCAAGGTGGTTATTACGCTCGCACGGCTGGCTCCGCAACGCGTCGCATCCCTGATCGTTGCCGATATCGCTCCTCAGGCCTATAGCCATGGACACAGCGCGGTATTTGCTGGCCTTCGTCGCCTGGAGGAGGGCAAGCCCGGCAACCGTCGTGAGGCCGATGAGTTGTTGGCCGAGCACGTCGAGGAGCGCACCACCCGTCTATTCCTGGCGACTAACCTTCAGCGAGGCAACACCGGCAACCTCGAGCTGCGTATCGGCCTAGACGAGATCATGGCCGGCTACGATGACATCATGCAGGCGCCGGCAGGGCACGGTGCCTTTGATGGGCCGACGCTGGTGATACGCGGGGGGAAATCCGACTACGTGACGGATGCGATGCTGCCGGTGCTGCGAGGCGTCTTGCCCCGAGCCGAGATCAAGACCCTGGATGAAGCGGGGCACTGGCTACATGCCGAGCAGCCCGAGGCTTTTCAGTCGGCGGTGAGCGCCTTCCTCGATGCCCAGGAGGCTTGA
- the sohB gene encoding protease SohB, whose amino-acid sequence MNEWLLDIGRFTAQVTILLLLVGVVVVIVARARSEGGDRLRLRIEELNRRHEYRRRRLALAASEPGARKRLLKGFRREDKTEGRQGRKEPGKPRQTVWVLDFRGDIKASGVGKFAEEISAVMAAATQGDEVVVRLESPGGLVHAYGLAAAQMDRLREAGLTTTVCVDKVAASGGYLMACAADQLRAAPFAVLGSIGVVAQLPNLHRLLKRHDIDVELLTAGEYKRTLTVFGENTEEGRQKFKADLENIHHLFKSHVAERRPRLDIEAVATGETWYGRDALDMGLVDALGTSEAYLLSRMEEARVISMRLEARNPMGERLGMAVSKGIEGGIDRVMERLDAGRWEKR is encoded by the coding sequence GTGAACGAGTGGCTGCTTGATATCGGGCGCTTCACGGCCCAAGTGACGATTCTGCTGCTATTGGTGGGGGTTGTGGTGGTCATTGTGGCCCGAGCCAGGAGCGAAGGAGGCGACCGCTTGCGTCTGCGTATCGAGGAGCTCAACCGGCGACATGAGTACCGGCGGAGACGGCTGGCTCTCGCTGCCAGTGAGCCGGGCGCTCGCAAGCGACTACTCAAGGGATTTCGACGTGAGGACAAGACGGAAGGCCGGCAAGGACGCAAGGAGCCGGGCAAGCCCCGTCAGACCGTCTGGGTGCTGGATTTTCGTGGCGATATAAAGGCATCTGGAGTGGGAAAGTTCGCCGAAGAGATATCGGCGGTCATGGCAGCCGCAACACAAGGGGATGAAGTGGTGGTTCGCCTTGAATCACCCGGCGGACTGGTGCATGCCTATGGCCTTGCCGCGGCCCAGATGGATCGGCTACGTGAGGCAGGCCTGACAACGACGGTCTGTGTCGACAAGGTGGCTGCCAGCGGGGGATACCTCATGGCCTGTGCTGCCGACCAGCTTCGCGCAGCGCCTTTTGCGGTCCTGGGCTCCATCGGCGTGGTAGCGCAGCTGCCGAACCTCCATCGGCTCCTCAAGCGGCACGATATCGATGTCGAGCTGCTAACCGCCGGCGAGTACAAGCGAACCCTCACGGTCTTCGGTGAGAATACCGAAGAGGGCAGGCAGAAGTTCAAGGCGGACCTGGAAAACATCCATCACCTATTCAAGTCGCATGTTGCCGAGCGTCGCCCAAGGCTGGATATCGAGGCGGTTGCAACCGGCGAGACATGGTATGGCCGGGATGCGCTCGATATGGGGCTAGTCGATGCCTTGGGCACCAGCGAGGCATACTTGCTGTCACGCATGGAAGAGGCGCGAGTCATCAGCATGCGGCTGGAAGCGCGCAATCCCATGGGTGAACGGCTCGGCATGGCCGTATCGAAGGGGATCGAGGGTGGCATCGACCGGGTTATGGAGCGGCTCGATGCTGGCCGCTGGGAGAAACGCTGA
- a CDS encoding 7-cyano-7-deazaguanine/7-aminomethyl-7-deazaguanine transporter, with protein MFVLNEVQYRRCLFLLVTFHILIIAASNYLVQLPFTLFGFHTTWGAFSFPFIFLATDLTVRLFGKEAARAIVMRVMLPALLISYVISVVFPRGGFAGMEALGEWNLFVARIALASFLAYVLGQLLDVQVFDRLRGLKSWWIAPAISTVFGNLADTAVFFASAFYRSPDPFMAANWVEIATVDYVIKLGISLLFFLPLYGVLLAWLGRRLVTLTGQQDLAPQRA; from the coding sequence ATGTTCGTGTTGAACGAAGTTCAGTACCGCCGCTGCCTATTTCTGCTGGTAACGTTTCATATATTGATCATCGCCGCCAGCAACTACCTGGTTCAGCTTCCGTTCACTCTGTTCGGGTTTCATACCACCTGGGGGGCCTTCAGCTTTCCCTTCATTTTCCTGGCCACAGACCTGACTGTGCGGCTCTTCGGCAAGGAGGCGGCACGTGCCATCGTCATGCGAGTGATGTTGCCGGCACTGTTGATCTCCTATGTGATATCGGTGGTTTTTCCGCGGGGCGGCTTCGCCGGAATGGAGGCCTTGGGCGAGTGGAATCTTTTCGTGGCACGGATAGCACTGGCGAGCTTCCTGGCCTACGTGCTGGGCCAACTGCTCGACGTCCAGGTTTTCGATCGGCTTCGCGGGCTGAAATCCTGGTGGATTGCGCCTGCAATATCGACCGTCTTTGGCAACCTGGCCGATACCGCGGTTTTCTTCGCTTCGGCTTTCTACCGTAGCCCCGACCCCTTCATGGCAGCCAACTGGGTCGAGATCGCTACAGTGGACTATGTGATCAAGCTTGGCATCAGCCTGCTGTTCTTCCTTCCGCTTTACGGGGTGCTGCTGGCCTGGCTTGGTCGACGGCTGGTCACCCTAACTGGCCAGCAGGACCTGGCGCCGCAGCGTGCCTGA
- a CDS encoding ArsR/SmtB family transcription factor, giving the protein MSTSHSNASRLLEAGDVAIDQATALLKALANDNRLRILCLLDDSELSVTELNQRLALSQSALSQHLAILRREGLVTTRRASQTIYYSLQGEQAKGLIETLVRLQEP; this is encoded by the coding sequence ATGAGCACCTCGCATAGCAACGCATCCCGCCTGCTCGAAGCCGGCGATGTCGCCATCGACCAGGCCACTGCCCTTCTGAAGGCGCTGGCCAACGACAATCGACTACGCATTCTATGCCTGCTGGATGACTCGGAACTGTCTGTGACCGAGCTCAATCAGCGTCTAGCACTGAGTCAATCAGCCTTGTCGCAACACCTCGCCATCCTGCGCAGGGAGGGGCTGGTGACGACACGCAGAGCCTCACAGACTATCTACTACTCCCTGCAGGGTGAACAAGCCAAAGGGTTGATCGAGACACTGGTCAGGTTGCAGGAGCCATGA
- the gloB gene encoding hydroxyacylglutathione hydrolase, giving the protein MLSVTPIPAFGDNYIWLMRQDTSPDVCIVDPGDAAPVIKILERDKLNLTSVLITHHHHDHVGGLAELIERYSPHVIGPQNPQIAGIDERVGQGDTCRVMGRLFEAMEVPGHTLDHIAFFTAGIPPLLFCGDTLFSAGCGRLFEGSPEQMHNSLQALASLPDDTLVFAAHEYTQANLDFASAADPNNPDVATALKETQRARALDRPTLPSNLGRERRINPFLRCADPAVRAAASQHGDTDTDQATFATLRAWKDSF; this is encoded by the coding sequence ATGCTGAGCGTGACACCGATTCCCGCTTTTGGCGACAACTATATATGGCTAATGCGCCAGGACACGAGCCCCGATGTCTGCATAGTGGACCCCGGCGATGCCGCTCCAGTCATTAAGATACTGGAGCGGGACAAGCTGAATCTCACCAGCGTTCTCATCACTCATCACCACCATGACCATGTCGGCGGCCTTGCGGAACTCATCGAGCGCTACTCTCCCCATGTCATCGGTCCACAGAACCCCCAGATAGCAGGCATTGACGAACGGGTAGGCCAGGGTGACACCTGCCGCGTCATGGGGCGCCTGTTTGAGGCCATGGAAGTACCGGGGCATACCCTGGATCATATCGCCTTCTTCACGGCTGGTATTCCCCCCCTGCTGTTCTGTGGCGACACCCTTTTCTCGGCAGGGTGCGGTCGCCTCTTCGAAGGCTCACCGGAACAGATGCACAACTCCCTGCAAGCTCTCGCCAGCTTGCCCGACGACACCCTGGTCTTCGCCGCCCACGAATATACTCAAGCCAATCTGGATTTCGCCAGCGCCGCGGACCCGAACAACCCCGACGTCGCTACGGCACTCAAGGAAACCCAGCGAGCGCGTGCTCTCGATCGCCCCACCCTGCCCAGCAACCTGGGGCGCGAGAGAAGGATCAACCCTTTCCTGCGTTGCGCCGACCCGGCAGTCCGCGCAGCCGCCTCGCAGCACGGCGATACCGATACCGACCAGGCCACTTTCGCGACCCTGCGGGCCTGGAAAGACAGTTTCTGA
- the dnaQ gene encoding DNA polymerase III subunit epsilon has product MRQIVLDTETTGIDPKEGHRLIEIGAVELVNRRLTGQTYHQYINPQREIEAEAIAVHGITNDDLDDKPVFAEIADAFWDFIVGAELVIHNAAFDVGFIDHELMMLHAQRPEPRLGPVAEHCSILDTLRLARDRHPGQRNNLDALCKRYEIDNGRRVLHGALLDAEILAEVYLAMTGGQTALTLDAEERRADDAMAGGLSIRRLSSTASLSVLRPGAEELVAHQAKLEQIRQAAGSCHWDELASARDLAEKSS; this is encoded by the coding sequence ATGCGTCAGATTGTACTGGATACGGAAACAACCGGTATCGACCCCAAGGAAGGGCACCGGCTGATAGAGATCGGTGCCGTGGAGCTGGTGAACCGCCGCCTTACCGGACAGACCTACCATCAATACATCAATCCGCAGCGCGAAATCGAGGCCGAAGCCATCGCGGTCCATGGCATCACCAACGACGACCTGGACGACAAGCCGGTATTCGCCGAGATAGCCGATGCGTTCTGGGACTTCATCGTCGGTGCCGAACTGGTGATTCATAACGCGGCCTTCGATGTGGGCTTCATCGATCACGAACTGATGATGCTGCACGCCCAGCGCCCTGAGCCACGCCTTGGCCCGGTTGCTGAGCACTGCTCCATTCTGGACACTCTGCGTCTGGCTCGTGACCGTCACCCAGGGCAGCGCAACAACCTCGATGCGCTATGCAAGCGCTACGAGATCGACAACGGCCGCCGTGTACTCCACGGGGCCCTGCTGGATGCCGAGATCCTGGCCGAGGTCTACCTCGCCATGACCGGCGGCCAGACGGCCCTGACACTGGATGCCGAAGAGCGACGTGCCGATGACGCCATGGCCGGGGGGTTGTCGATTCGGCGTTTGTCATCGACGGCCAGCCTGAGCGTTCTGCGCCCTGGCGCGGAGGAGTTGGTCGCCCATCAGGCCAAGCTCGAGCAGATCCGTCAGGCTGCTGGCTCTTGCCACTGGGATGAGCTTGCCTCGGCACGTGATCTCGCAGAAAAGTCGAGCTGA
- the rnhA gene encoding ribonuclease HI, with product MSDSDQAKPLPSVTIYTDGACRGNPGPGGWGAVLSSGRHEKTLNGFEADTTNNRMELMAAIMSLRELKQPCRVDLWTDSEYLRKGITEWIHGWMKRGWKTASRQPVKNAELWRELLEEASRHQVQWHWVKGHSGHPGNERADALANAAIDAHRAKPGVVIKSS from the coding sequence TTGAGTGATTCCGATCAAGCCAAGCCGTTACCCAGTGTCACCATCTATACCGATGGGGCATGCCGAGGAAATCCGGGGCCGGGCGGCTGGGGAGCGGTGCTGTCCAGTGGCAGGCACGAAAAGACCCTCAATGGTTTCGAAGCCGATACCACCAACAATCGCATGGAGCTGATGGCGGCCATCATGTCGCTGCGTGAGCTCAAGCAGCCATGCCGGGTTGATCTCTGGACTGACTCCGAATACCTGCGAAAGGGGATTACCGAGTGGATCCATGGCTGGATGAAGCGTGGCTGGAAGACAGCCAGCCGACAGCCGGTCAAGAACGCTGAGCTGTGGCGAGAGCTATTGGAGGAGGCCAGCCGGCATCAGGTGCAGTGGCACTGGGTGAAGGGTCATAGCGGTCATCCGGGTAATGAGCGTGCCGATGCGCTGGCCAATGCCGCCATCGATGCCCATCGCGCCAAACCAGGCGTCGTCATCAAATCATCGTGA
- a CDS encoding methyltransferase domain-containing protein, which yields MSNSQDLLALAQLFREGRRYWSSPDGVAHWRAERACLGPVCERLHGLHSLELGMGPTLTDMSPIHHSMRWAPTVELAEQPSTLVCPPDALALPDESLQLVIIHHLLEIVPNPHRLLQETARVTSDDGCLIIFGWAPLGVAGLSRLSPGRRRRLPWRGQWRTPAKLRDWLAFVDFRIERVDYCGFHLPGSMPGNAALETLGRRHNVPLGDSYIIRARRRTKLAQVQRPRLRLGGALGGSSLGHASRVGRPAVEEPSRRTTEVE from the coding sequence ATGTCAAATTCACAGGACCTGCTGGCGCTGGCTCAACTGTTTCGAGAAGGGCGCCGCTATTGGTCGAGTCCCGATGGGGTTGCCCACTGGCGAGCCGAGCGGGCGTGCCTGGGGCCTGTCTGTGAGCGACTGCATGGGCTCCATAGCCTTGAGCTGGGAATGGGGCCCACCCTTACCGATATGTCACCCATTCACCACAGCATGCGCTGGGCGCCGACCGTGGAACTGGCCGAGCAGCCTTCGACCCTGGTCTGCCCCCCTGATGCGCTGGCACTGCCAGACGAAAGTCTGCAGCTGGTTATCATCCACCATCTGCTGGAAATCGTGCCTAACCCCCATCGTCTCTTGCAAGAGACTGCAAGGGTTACCAGCGACGATGGCTGTCTGATCATTTTCGGCTGGGCGCCACTTGGTGTAGCTGGGCTATCGCGACTCTCGCCGGGCCGACGGCGTCGACTACCGTGGCGAGGGCAGTGGCGAACACCGGCCAAGCTGCGCGATTGGCTGGCATTTGTGGATTTCCGAATCGAACGGGTAGACTACTGTGGCTTTCACCTCCCTGGCAGCATGCCGGGTAACGCCGCCCTGGAGACCCTGGGGCGACGTCATAACGTGCCGTTGGGGGACAGCTATATCATTCGCGCCCGTCGCCGCACGAAGCTGGCTCAGGTTCAGCGCCCCCGTCTTCGCCTCGGTGGCGCGTTGGGTGGCAGTTCCCTGGGCCATGCATCCCGAGTCGGGCGTCCCGCAGTAGAAGAACCGAGCAGAAGGACCACCGAGGTTGAGTGA
- a CDS encoding SCP2 sterol-binding domain-containing protein yields MSSNTFDKLQDRFDPQAAKGMNDIFQFHFSDNGSHYLVIKDGSLAIEEGEHDDPSVSLSMSTDTLKGVMNGEINGMTAFMTGKLKATGNVMLATKLTSLFPSR; encoded by the coding sequence ATGTCCAGCAACACTTTCGATAAACTACAAGATCGTTTCGACCCTCAGGCCGCAAAAGGCATGAATGACATTTTCCAGTTTCACTTCAGCGACAATGGCAGCCACTATCTGGTCATCAAGGATGGCAGCCTGGCCATTGAAGAGGGCGAGCACGATGATCCCTCGGTCAGCCTAAGCATGAGCACCGATACCCTGAAGGGTGTTATGAATGGCGAGATCAACGGCATGACCGCCTTCATGACAGGTAAGCTCAAGGCAACCGGTAATGTCATGCTGGCAACCAAGCTGACGAGCCTCTTCCCGTCACGCTGA